The Leptospira meyeri genome contains a region encoding:
- a CDS encoding HipA N-terminal domain-containing protein: MNRKGNVFYRDIFAGEIFENENGYVFQYNESFLNNEAYPAISFTLPKQKEPYQSKTLFPFFDGLIPEGWLLNLTQNIWKLNKKDRFGILLTVCEDCIGAVSVIGERK, translated from the coding sequence ATGAATCGTAAGGGAAACGTTTTCTACAGAGATATTTTTGCAGGAGAGATATTCGAGAATGAAAATGGCTATGTATTCCAATACAACGAAAGTTTCCTAAATAATGAAGCCTATCCTGCGATTAGTTTTACTTTGCCAAAACAAAAAGAACCATACCAATCAAAAACTCTTTTTCCATTTTTTGATGGTTTAATCCCTGAAGGTTGGTTGCTTAACCTCACACAAAACATTTGGAAACTTAATAAAAAAGATCGGTTTGGTATCCTACTGACAGTATGTGAAGATTGTATTGGTGCAGTCAGTGTAATAGGGGAAAGAAAATGA
- a CDS encoding helix-turn-helix transcriptional regulator, whose amino-acid sequence MELDHLSDFVKKERKKNSLTQEDLARMTGVGLRFIRELEQGKPSLRMDKVNQVLEAFGAKLVPKPKSKGSEYES is encoded by the coding sequence ATGGAACTAGATCATTTATCTGATTTTGTCAAAAAGGAACGAAAAAAGAATTCATTAACTCAGGAAGATCTAGCTCGCATGACAGGCGTTGGCTTACGATTTATTAGAGAATTAGAACAAGGAAAGCCATCACTAAGAATGGACAAAGTGAATCAGGTATTAGAAGCCTTCGGTGCGAAACTGGTTCCAAAACCAAAATCAAAAGGTAGCGAATATGAATCGTAA